AGGTCGCCCTCGGCGATGCGCTCGGCCAACTGCACCGCCTGGCGCAGCGGCGCGCTGATGGCGCGCACCAGCAGCGCCACCCCGGCGAGGGCGAACGCGTACACCAGGCCCATCACCAGCAGGCCCAGGCCTTGCGCGCGTTCGCTGGCCAGCAGGGCGGCGGCTTTGGCCTCGTCGCGCAACTGGCTCTGCACCTCCACCAGCTGTTCAAGCGCCGCGAGGTAATTGGCCACGGCAGGCAGCAAGTCCTTTTCAACCAGCGCGCCGGCGGATTCGCCGCGCTGCTTCAAGGCGTCCACCTGCTTCATCAAGGCCACCACCGGCTGGCGCCGATCGGCGATGCGTGCCAGCGCTTCGCGCTCGCGCGGCGTGCCGGCTTCCTTGGCGATGCGTTCCTGCAACTCGTTGATCAGCCCGGTGGCCTGCTTGCGGCCCCGGCCGAAGGTCTGGGTCAGCAGCGGCTCCTGGCTCAAGGCCATCGCGATGACGCGCTGCACATTCGCCTCCAGCGCGCCGGCCCAGCGCGTGGAGAGGCCGATGCGTTCATCGACGGCCGCCACCTCGTCCATGGCGTCTTGCATGGCCAGGACGGCCGAGCGCTGGCTCAGTACGGCGGCGGCCACCATCAGGCTCAGGGCGGCCAGGCTGGCGGCCCAGAGTTTGCGGGAGACGGTGAAATGCATGGCGATGCTCAGAACTTGTGGGTGATGCCCAGGCCCAGCCCGCGCTGGCTGCTGCCGGGTTTGAGGCCGTTGATCGGGTTGGCGGAGAGCTTGTAGGCGGCCGTGGCGCCGTTGTGCAGCGAGGTCCAGGCGGCCCAGAGCTCGCTGCGCTTGGAGAGGCTGTGGCCATAGCCCAGTGAGAGCTGGCGCGCGCCCGAGTCGGTGCCTGGCGCACCGATGCCGCCCACGCCCTGGCTGGCGTTGCCGCTGGCGGCCTGGCCGCGCACCAGGCTGGCGCGCCACTGGCCGGCACCCATCTCGTGCGTGAGGGCCAGTTGCCAGGCTTGGCGGTTCAGCACGCGGCCCGGCGCGGGTTCGTAATGCAGCCGCTCCCAGGTAGCGCGCAGGCGGGTGTTGCCCAGGGTGAGGGCGGCGCCCAGACGATGGGCGTTGTCGAGGCTGCCGGCGGCCAGGTAGTCACGATGCCGCTCATGGCCCCATGCGAGATAGAGCGGCCCCTCGTTGTAGCTGACCAGCGTGGAGATCAGGTCGGGTGCGACCGTGGCCGTCTTCTCCTCGGGCATGGCGTAGGCCAGGCGTGCACTGAAGCCCTGCAGCGTGGGGCTGCTGTATTGCACGAGATTGGGCTGGCGGCGGTCGAAGGAGGCGGGCGCGAGGCCGTTGGCAGCGGTGGCAAAGCCATTGCCCAGGATGCTGTTGGAGGCAAAGATGCCGGCGGTGAAGGGGTCGATGGCATAGACCGACACAAAGCGCAGCGGCGTCTCCCATTGCCCCAGCAGCAGCTCGCCCCAGGGCCCGCGCAGGCCCACGCCGGTGTTGCGACCGCCCCAGGGACCATCGCCGGTGTCGACCTTCACATTCGTCTCGATCTGGGCCCAGGCGCTCCAGCCCGCGCCCAGGTCCTCGCTGGCGCGGAAGCCCAGCACCGAGAGGTTGTTGGACAGGCGCCGCAGCGGCCCGTGCAGGCCGCTCGCGCTGACCTGCTCGACATCGGCCTTCAGAAAGCCGTACAGGCTGACGCTGGCGCCGGGTGCCGGCGCTTGTGCATGGGCCGCGTTGATGGCGAGCAGGGCGGCTGCCAGGGCCAGGCCAGAGAAAACCGAGCGGCGCATGATGCTTCCTTGTGTATTTGGTGAAGATTGTATGTATACACAATACGAATTGTGAATTCATCGTGTGAAAGTCGTGACTCCCCTGCAAATGCCGCATGCAATCCTTGAATCAGAAGTAAAACAGCACAATCAATCAATTCTTTGCGTTTGCATTCATTCGTGGCCATGGCTCCAATGGCGCCCATGGCAAGCACAGAGATCCACGCAGACCCACACACCGAGCCGCAGCCCGACCTGCTGCGCCGTGAAGACGCCCGCTTGCTGCGCGGGCAGGGTGGCTTTGTCGCCAACCAGCCCACAGCGCAGATGGCGGGCCTGGCCCATGCCGTGTTCCTGCGCAGCCCGCATGCCCATGCGCGCATCCTCGGCATGGAGCTGGACGCGGCACGCGCCGAGCCCGGCGTGCTGGCGGTGCTGGGGCCGGCGGACTTCGCGGGGCTGCAGCAGCCGCGTGTGAATGGCCTGCTGCCCGGCATGAAGCTGCCCCAGGCGGCCCTGATGCCGGCGGACCGCGTGCTGGCCGTGGGCGCACCGGTGGCCCTGGTGCTGGCCGAGACGCGCCAGCAGGCCCAGGCCGCGGCCGAGCTGATCTGGGTGGACTATCAAGACCTGCCCTCGGTGGCGGACTTCGATCGCAGCGGCGCGGATCTCTATGCCGAGGTGCCCGGCAATCTGGCCCTGCGCAGCGAGACCCGCGTGGGCAGCCTGCCGGCCGGTGAGGCCAGCGCCAGCGCGCAGATCGAGCTGCCGCGTGTGGCCGCCGCGCCTCTGGAGCCACGTGCGGCCTTGATGCGCTGGGATGCGAGTACGCAAACACTGCAGGCCTGGCTCTCCACCCAGACGCCCAGCCGAGCGCGCGAAGACCTGGCCCATGCACTTGGCATTGCGCCCGAGCAGGTGCAGGTGGTGGCCACCGATGTGGGCGGCGCCTTCGGTGGCAAGGCCTCGGTGTTCGCCGAAGACCTCTTGCTGGCCGTGGCCGCGCGCCGCCTGCAGCGCCCGCTGCGCTGGCTGGCCACGCGCGGCGAGGACTTGCTGGCCGGCACCCATGGCCGCGCCTCACGCCTGCTGGGCCGCCTCTGGCTGGACGACGCGGGCCGGATGCAGGCGCTGGACGCGCAGCTGGAGTTCGCGCTGGGCCACTGGCTGCCCTTCAGCGCGGCGGCGCCGCTGCGCAACGCCTGCCGCATCCTGCCCGGCCCCTACCGGCTGCCTAACTGGCAGGTGCAGGGCGAGGGGCGCCTGAGCCATGCGGCCGCGGTGGGTATCTACCGCGGTGCCGGCCGGCCCGAGGCCTGCATCCTGATGGAGCGCCTGGTGGACGAGGCCGCGCGGCAGCAGGGCATCGACCCGCTCGCCCTGCGCCTGGCCAATGTCTGGCCGGCCGATGCGCTGCCGCGCCGCCTGGCCAGCGAGGTGTGGCTGGACCGCTGCGACCTGCCGGCCTTGCTGAAGCGCGCCGCCACGCTGTTCGACTACACGCAGCGCCGCGCCCGGCAGCGCCAAACGCCGGACGGCGACTTCCTCACCGGCATCGGCATGGCCCTGTATGTGGAACCCTGCGGGCAGGGCGGTGAAAGCGCGCGCCTCACCGCCCTGGCCGATGGGCGCTACCAGCTTGCCACCGGCGCCACCGCACAAGGCCAGGGCCGCGAGACCAGCTACGCCAAATTGCTGGCTGGGGCGCTGGGCTGCGCGCCCGCACAGATCGAGGTGCTGCATGGCGACACCGCGCGTTGCCCGGCCGGCATCGGCGCCTTGGCCAGCCGCAGCACGGCCATTGGCGGCTCGGCGGTGCTGAAGGCGGCCGAGCAATTGCAGCAACGCCTGGCCGAAGGCGCGGCCCTGCCGTGCACGGTGGAGCTCTTCCACCACACGGCCGAGGAGGCCTGGGCCTCGGGCTGCGTGATGCTGGAGCTGCAGATAGCACGCGCCACCGGCCAGCCGCGCATCACTGAGCTGGTGTGGGTGGATGACGCCGGCGTGCTGGTCTCGCCCGAGCTGGTGCATGGCCAGCTGGTGGGCGGGCTCGCGCAGGGCCTGGGTCAGGCGCTGATGGAGCGCATCGTCTATGACGCCAACGGCCAGTTGCTCACCGGCTCCTTGATGGACTACGCCCTGCCGCGTGCCGAGGACATGCCGCCACGCATCACGCTGGAGAGCCTGCCCACCCGCAGCGCCGCCAACGAGCTGGGCGCCAAGGGCGTGGGCGAGGCCGGCTGCATCGGCCTGCCGGCGGCCCTGCTGAATGCCGCGCATGACGCGCTCGCGCCACTGGGGGTGAGCCAGCTGGATTTCCCCTTGAGCGCCGCCGCGCTCTGGCGCGCGATGAATTCCTCCTCTTCTTCTTATTCTTCTTGACCGAACCGAGAGCTATCCCCATGGACTACAGCAAGCAAGACGCCAAGGCCTATGCCAAGGCGCATTTCACCGGCGTCTGGGCCGCCACGCTCACGCCCTTCAACGCCGACGGCTCGATGGACGAGGCCGGCTTTCGCGCCAACCTCGCGCATTGGTGCGGCACGCTGAAGCTGGGCGGCCTGTTCGTGTGCGGCAAGCAGGGCGAGTTCTTCTCGATGTCGCTTGCCGAGCGCAAGCGCAGCTTTGAGCTGGCCGCCGAGGTCGCCAAGGCCTGCGGCTCGCGCACGGTGATGTCCTGCTCGGACACCAACCTCGATACCGTGCTGGAGCTCGGCCGCCACGCCCAGGCCGTGGGCGCCGACTGGATCGTGGTGCACAGCCCGGTGCTGCATTTCGGCGCCGACACCGACGAGACCATCTATGAGTACTACCGCCACATCAGCGAGCAGCTGGACATTGGCATCGCGATGTGGAACCACCCCGATTGCGGCTACCTGATGAGCCCTGAGCTGTGCGCCCGCATTGCCGAGCTGCCGAACATCGTGGCCATCAAGTACAGCGTGCCGCGCCCCATGTACAGCGAGCTCAGCCGCCTGGTGGGCGACAAGATCCAGGTCAGCACCGCCAGCGAGGAAGAGTGGCTGGACAATATCGAGGAGCTGGGCTGGCGCCTCTACCTCTGCTCTACGCCGCCGCTGCTGCTGCAGACCGCGGCCGACCAACGCATCAACGAGTACACGCGCCTGGCCTTCGAGGGCCGTTTCAGCGAGGCACGCCGCCTGCGCGACAGCCTGGAGCCGGTGCGCGACGCCTTCCGCCTCAGCCGCCCCAAGGGCAAGCCCCAGGCCCACAGCAAGTACTGGCTGGAGCTGCTGGGCCAGGTGGGCGGCCCGGTGCGCCGCCCGCTGCTGCAACTCACCGAGGCCGAGAAGGCGCTCACGCGTGAGCAGTTCGCCAAGAGCGGCTTGAAGCTCGCTTGAACGCCATGCTGGAATTCCGCGTCAATGGCCGCCCCTGCCGGCTCGAACTCGGCAACGCCAGCCTGTTGGTGGACGCGCTGCGCGAGCCACTCGGGCTCACCGGCACCCACCAGGGCTGCGACACCGCGCAATGCGGCGCCTGCACCGTGCTGCTGAACGGCCGCGCGGTGAAGAGCTGCAATGTGCTGGCGCGCCAGGCCGAGGGCGCGGACGTGGGCACCATCGAAGGCCTGGCGGCGCCGGGCGAATGGCATGCGCTGCAGCTCGCCTTCTCGCGCCACCATGCCCTGCAATGCGGTTTCTGCACGCCCGGAATGCTGATGCGGGCCCTGGCCATGAAGGCCGAGGGTGTGCCGCCCGAGCCCGCGGCGGTGCGCCAGGCCCTGGCCGGCAATCTCTGCCGCTGCACCGGCTACGAGGGCATCGTGGCGGCGATCTGCGAATGGCTAGGTGCTGAGCATGCGTGAGTTCGAATACTGCCGCGCCCGCTCGGTGGACGAGGTCTTGCGCTGGCTGCGCGATGGCACGGACAGCAAGCTGCTGGCCGGCGGTCAGAGCCTCTTGGGGGCGATGAAGCTGGGCCTGATGGCGCCCGAGCGTCTGATCGATCTGCAAGGGCTGGCCGAGCTGCGCGGCTGCGCCGCCACCGCGGGGGGCGAGTTGCAGCTGGGCGCCATGCAAAGCCATGCCAGCCTGGCGCGCCATGCGCTGCTGCGCGGCCTGGTGCCAGGTCTTGCCCGGCTGGCCTCGCACATCGCCGACGAGCAGGTGCGCAGCCAGGGCACCTTGGGCGGCTCGCTGGCGAATGCCGACCCAGCCGCCTGCTGGCCGGCCGGCATGCTGGCGCTGGGCGCCACCCTGGTGACCGACCGCCGCGAGCTGCCGGCCGACGAGTTCTTCACCGGCTTCTTCAGCACCGCGCTGGAGCCCGACGAGCTGCTGTGCAGCGTGCGCCTGCGCCGGCCACGCCGCTTTGCCTACGCCAAGTTCGAGCAGGCCGCCTCGCGCTTTGCCCTGGTGGGTGTGGCGCTGGCGCAGTTCGACGACGGCGCGGTGCGCGTGGCGCTCACAGGCGGCGCGCACGGCGTGCAGCGCCTACCCGCTTTCGAGCAGGCCCTGGGCCAGCGCTTTGCCGCCGAGGCCTTGCAAGGCCTCAAGGTCGATGCCGCGCTGATGTCCAGCGATGTGCATGGCGAGGCCGATTACCGCGCCCACCTGGCCGGCGTGCTCGCCGCCCGGGTGGTGCAAGACGCTTTGACTTTGGAATCGACATGACCGTACACACGACACATGAAACCGCTGCGCCACTGCGCGTGGCCCTGATCGGCCTGGGCGCGATCGGCCGCGTGATCGCCAAGGAGCTGCTGGCCCGCCAGGGCGAGGGTGTGCAGCTGCTGGGCGCGCTGTGCCAGCACGAGAGCGAGGGGGCCGAGCTGGGCTTGCCGGTCGTCACTACGTTGGCGGCCTTGCTGGCCTTGCAGCCCGATCTGGTGGTGGAAGCGGCCGGCCATGGCGCGGTCAAGGCCTACGGGCCCGAGGTGCTGCGCGCGGGGCGCGATCTGCTGCTGGTCTCGGTGGGCGTACTCTCCGATGCGGCGCTGCTGGCCGAGCTGGAAGCGGCGGCACGCGCGTCGGGCCGCCAGCTGCTGCTGCCCTCCGGTGCGCTGGCGGGCCTGGACTATCTGCAGGCCGCCAAGCTGGCGGGGCTGAGCCGCGTTTGCCTGCGTTCGCGCAAGCCACCGCTGGCCTGGCGCGACACGCCGGCGGAGCTGCTGCTGGATCTGGCCAAGCTCAGCGAGCCGGTGGTGTTCTTCCGCGGTAGCGCGCGCGATGCCGCGCGCAGCTATCCCAAGAATGCCAATGTGGCCGCCACGCTGGCCCTGTGCACCTTGGGGCTAGACGAGACCCTGGTGGAGCTGGTGGCCGACCCGACCATCAGCGGCAACGAGCATGAGATCGAGGCCAGCGGCGCGGTGGGCGAGCTGCACCTGACGCTGCGCAACACCGCCTCGCCCGACAACCCCAAGACTTCGCTGGTCACGCCCTACAGCGTGATGCGCAGCATCATGGCGCGGCGCGCCGTGCTGAGCGTTTAGGCCGCTTGCCATGCGCCGCTTCGGCCACGCTCAGGTGCTCGCGCAGATGCTCGGCCATCGCGCGCGCGGCGGGCGAGAGCGAGCGCTGCTGCAGCTGCGCCAGCGAGACCTCGCGGGCCACGGCAGGCTCCTTCAGTGGCACGCCCACCAACTCGGCCAGGGCCGAGACCTTGAGCGCATAGGCCGGCAGGATGGCCACGCCCAGGCCGGCCGCGGCCATGGCCATGGCGGTGGCGATGTGCGTCACCTCCTGCGCCGGCTTGGGGCAACCGCCCAGCGGTGCGAAATGGCGATCCACCAGGGCGCGCAGGCCGCTGCCCTCGCGCAGCAGCAGCAGCGGCTGGTCCAGCAGATCCTTCCAGCGCAAAGCCTTGGCGGCGGCCAGCGGGTGCTCGCGATTGCAGATCGCCACCATCGCGTCGCGCAGCAGCGGCTCGGCCGTGATGTCGGGTTCGGCGGCGTCGAAGGTGGCCAGGGCCAGGTCCAGCTCGCCCAGGCGCAGCTGGGTCAGCAACTGGTCGGCGCTGGCGTCCAGCAGGCTCAGCTCGATCTCGGGGTAGCGCTCGGAAAAGCTGCGCAGCAGGCCCGGCATCAGGCTGGCCGCCAGCAGCGGCGTGGTGCCCAGGCGCACGCGGCCGCGGCGGCGTTCCGCCACATCGCGCAGATCACCGGCCACGCGGTCCAGATCGGCCAGCAGGCGCTGCACCGCCGGCATCAGCTCGCGGCCGGCCTCGGTGAGTTCGCTGCGGCGTGTGGTGCGGTCCAGCAGGCGCAGGCCCAGCTCGCTCTCCAGCGCGCGGATCAGCGCCGAAAGCGCCGACTGGCTCAGGAACAGCTGCTGCGCCGCACGCGTGAAGCTGCCCTCGCGCGCCACCGCATCGAAGCCGCGCAGCTGCTTCAGCGACACGTTCACCGGCCGCGCGCTGCGGCGCGGCAGCTTCATCAGCAACTCATCCTGCGGATCGCTCGGCTTCTTGGTCATGGGCGGCCGCATCTTAGAGCCTGTTCGCGGCCCCCAAGGGGGCGCGCAAGTGTTTTTGCGGCTGAGCCAGCTAGGCGCGGCGCGCAGCCAATAGCCGTCGCTATTGGCAAGCGGCGCAACAACGCTGGGCTGCCGCAAAAACACTTGCCCTTCGGGTTGAGACGAAATCGGGCGATCTGCCCGCCAAACCGTTTGCATGGGAGGCGAGCCCATGCGGCACGGTGTTGGCAGGCACCTCATCCCGATTGCGTCTCAACGCGCCCCCTTGGGGGCCGCGAGCAGGCTCTCACCCACCACAATCACCACAGCCTAGAAAGATCACCATCATCATGCTGAGCTACGGACGCCCCCTCAACTTCGCCCAATGGATCGCCGACCATGCCGCCGATCTCAAGCCCCCGGTGGGCAATCAGCAGATCTGGCAGAACGCCGATTTCATCTGCACCGTGGTGGGCGGCCCCAACCACCGCAGCGATTTCCACGACGACCCGCACGAGGAGTTCTTTCACCAGCTCAAGGGCAATGCCCACCTGATCCTGTGGGACCGCGGCCAGTTCGAGCGCGTAGACCTGCGCGAGGGCGACATCTTCCTGCTGCCCGCCCATGTGCAGCATTCGCCGCAGCGCCCCGAGCCGGGCAGCCTGTGCACGGTGATCGAACGCCAGCGTGCCGCTGGCGTGACCGATGCCTTCCAGTGGTACTGCGCGCATTGCGGCACGCTGATCCAGCGCCACGAGGTGCAGCTGCAAAGCATCGTCGGCGACCTGCCGCCGCTGTACCAGCGGTTCTACGCCAGCTCGGAGGCAGAGCGTCGCTGCACCAACTGCGGCGAGGTGCACCCGGGCCGCGCCTGGCGCGACTGGCACGCCGTGCTGGCGGCCAAGCATGGCCATGCCGCCGTGCCGGTGGCAGCACGGGAGGCCTGAGCATGAAGATCGAGAATCAACGCGAGCTGCCCTGCTCGCAGGCCGAAGCCTGGGCGGCGCTCAACGACGAGGCCATGCTGCAGGCCTGCATCCCCGGCTGCGAATCGCTCACGCGCGAGGGCGAGCAGCTGCAGCTGCTGGTGATGGCCGCGGTGGGCCCGGTGCGTGCGCGCTTCAAGGGCCAGCTGCAGATGCAGGACGTGGTGGCGCCGGTGTCCTACGCGATGCGCTTCGAGGGGCAGGGCGGCGTGGCCGGCTTCGGCAAGGGCCTGGCCCAGGTGAGGCTGAGCGTTATCGACGAGCAGCGCTGCCTGCTGCACTACAGCGCCGATGTGCAGATCGGCGGCAAGCTGGCCCAGATCGGTTCGCGCGTGGTGGACGCCGCGGCGCAGAAGATCATCGGCGACTTCTTTGCGCGCCTGGAGCAGGCGTTGCAGGCGCGACAGCCGCAGTTGCCGTTGCTGCCCGCGCCGGCAGCACCGCCGGCGGGCCTGCTCGCGCGGCTCTGGGCCTGGCTGCGTGTGCGCGTCGGCCTCGGGGCGCTGCCCTCGTCGCTCGATCAAGCCTGAGCCTGCAGCCAGGCGCGCGGTGCCTGGCCGGTCTTTTGTGCGAACAGGCGCGAGAGTGCCGAGGCATTGGCATAGCCCAGCTCGGCCGCGATTGCCTTGATCGAGCGGCCCTGCCGGAGCTGCGCCTGGGCAATGCCGAGCCGCCAGTGGGCCAGATACTCGGCCGGCGCCTCGCCCACCACCGCCTTGAAGCGCAGGGCAAAGGCGCTGCGCGACATGCCGGCCTGCTGCGCCATACGCTCGAGCGACCAGGCCTGGCCGGGGGCCTCGTGCAGGGCGGTGAGGGCGCGCGCCAGGCGTGGCTCGGCCAGGCCGCTGAGCAGACCCAGCGAGATGCCACCCTGCTCGGGGTGATCCAGCAGCCAGCGCAGCAGCTGCAGCAGCAGCACCTCGAACAAGCGGTCGGCCAGCAGGCGCTGGCCGCAGCGCAGCCGCTCGGTCTCGGCAAACAGCAGGGCCAGGGTGTGCTCCAGCCCGTCGACGCCGGCCAGCGGCAGGGCGATGCAGGCGGGCAGGGCGCGCACCAGCGGATGCGATTCGCCGCCCTCGAAATCCAGCGTGGCGCAGACGAAATCCGCACCCTCCATGGGCGCGTTATGAAAGTCATGCGCCAGCGGGCGCGGATAGAACAGCAGGCTGGGCTCGCGCAGCCGCAGCCTTGCCGGCGCCCCGCTGCCGCGGCGGTGCGTCACCACCATCTCGCCGCGCCGCATCACATGCAGAAAGCCTCGCCCCGGCTCGGCGGCGAAGTGCGTCACGCCGCACAAGGGGCCGTTGTGGAACAGATGGGCGCGCACCCTGAAGCGTTCCAGCAGGGCTGAGAGGCGGTCGATGGCTTCATTCATCTGGACGATTCGGTTTGTTTTGAAGACTTTGCGATACGTATCGTAGCGTTTGGGCCGAGACACTGGGCGGGTGCCGGGATGCAGGGGCATCCCACAAGGCCGAACTCAAAAGGAACTTTCGTATGCAGCGCTTCCACAGCATCAGCCTCGCCCTGTCCCTCACCGTGGCGGCCGCCCATGTCATGGCGCATGACGACACGCATGCCGGTGGCATCCGGAGCGAGCCCGGCCCGGCCGTCAAGCCGAGCTTCGACATCGTCCACACCCGAATCACGACCGAGGGTCGGGTGGCGGTGTTTCATATGGCCGTGTCCGGCCGGGCGGGCGCCAGCAAACCCGCCGCCAGCGGCAAGCTGGCCGGCAGCACGGTGTTCTCCTATGTTTGGCCCACCACGCTCGACCCGGCGGTGGTGGGCTTCGAGCCCAAGGCGGGCATCCTGGCCCTGGCGGTGACCGCGCACCCCGATTTCGATGACACGCCGCTCTTCGATGAGGACGGCGATGGCAAGGCCGGCAACGATGGCAGGCTCTGGCATTCGCATTGGGTGGTGTTGCAGCCCGACGCCGCCTGTGGCCAGGAGGGCGCGCTGAAGGTGGTGGACATTCCCGCAGGCGCCAAGCCGCGCCTGCCCAAGACCTGGCCCGGCCTGCCCATCCTGATCGACAGCCCGGGCTGGAGCCCGATCTTCAAGGGGCAGAGCCTGGAGGTGCGTGTGCCCTTCGACGACATCGGCGTGCTGGAGTCCGCCGGCTTCGACGGTGTGACGGCGGCGCTGCGCGTGAACGCCAGCGTGCACAACCCGCTGCTGTGCGTGGTTGATGTGTTCAAGGTGGCGTCGGGGCAGCTGAGCCTGCCCGGCAAGGTCGGGCGCTGAGGCTCAGACCCTGCCCGCTGAGACGATGGGCCCGGTGGGCGCGCCGGTGGGCGAGCCGCCGCCGGGCTCCAGGCTGACGGCAAAGGCAGCGGTGTTCTGCAGCAGCTTGGTGCGCAGCACGGTGGTGGCGCTGTTGCCGGCCACCAGGCCCAGCGAGCGCGGTGCGCCCTGCGCCGGCACGGCCCACAGCTCCAGCGCGCGGCCCTGCGCGAGCGTGAGCGGGCCCAGCGGCTTGAGCACCAGGGCCTGGCCATCGGCGCTGACGCTGGCCACGAAGCCGGCCTTCACCAGATCCGCGCCCTCGGCGGTGCTGTTCATCACGATCACCAGCGGCGGCTGCACCGGCTGGGGCTGGTTCAGCAACAGCAG
This portion of the Paucibacter sediminis genome encodes:
- a CDS encoding aspartate dehydrogenase encodes the protein MTVHTTHETAAPLRVALIGLGAIGRVIAKELLARQGEGVQLLGALCQHESEGAELGLPVVTTLAALLALQPDLVVEAAGHGAVKAYGPEVLRAGRDLLLVSVGVLSDAALLAELEAAARASGRQLLLPSGALAGLDYLQAAKLAGLSRVCLRSRKPPLAWRDTPAELLLDLAKLSEPVVFFRGSARDAARSYPKNANVAATLALCTLGLDETLVELVADPTISGNEHEIEASGAVGELHLTLRNTASPDNPKTSLVTPYSVMRSIMARRAVLSV
- a CDS encoding anti-sigma factor translates to MDYSRPRLAEKLAAEYALGTLRGPARRRFEQLLPAHPALAREVARWQLRLQALASPVAAVQPPAQLWPAIQRRLFGAPQPAPRWWQRLSLWQGFSGTASALALTALLLLNQPQPVQPPLVIVMNSTAEGADLVKAGFVASVSADGQALVLKPLGPLTLAQGRALELWAVPAQGAPRSLGLVAGNSATTVLRTKLLQNTAAFAVSLEPGGGSPTGAPTGPIVSAGRV
- a CDS encoding FAD binding domain-containing protein, with the translated sequence MREFEYCRARSVDEVLRWLRDGTDSKLLAGGQSLLGAMKLGLMAPERLIDLQGLAELRGCAATAGGELQLGAMQSHASLARHALLRGLVPGLARLASHIADEQVRSQGTLGGSLANADPAACWPAGMLALGATLVTDRRELPADEFFTGFFSTALEPDELLCSVRLRRPRRFAYAKFEQAASRFALVGVALAQFDDGAVRVALTGGAHGVQRLPAFEQALGQRFAAEALQGLKVDAALMSSDVHGEADYRAHLAGVLAARVVQDALTLEST
- a CDS encoding dihydrodipicolinate synthase family protein; the protein is MDYSKQDAKAYAKAHFTGVWAATLTPFNADGSMDEAGFRANLAHWCGTLKLGGLFVCGKQGEFFSMSLAERKRSFELAAEVAKACGSRTVMSCSDTNLDTVLELGRHAQAVGADWIVVHSPVLHFGADTDETIYEYYRHISEQLDIGIAMWNHPDCGYLMSPELCARIAELPNIVAIKYSVPRPMYSELSRLVGDKIQVSTASEEEWLDNIEELGWRLYLCSTPPLLLQTAADQRINEYTRLAFEGRFSEARRLRDSLEPVRDAFRLSRPKGKPQAHSKYWLELLGQVGGPVRRPLLQLTEAEKALTREQFAKSGLKLA
- a CDS encoding CoxG family protein, which encodes MKIENQRELPCSQAEAWAALNDEAMLQACIPGCESLTREGEQLQLLVMAAVGPVRARFKGQLQMQDVVAPVSYAMRFEGQGGVAGFGKGLAQVRLSVIDEQRCLLHYSADVQIGGKLAQIGSRVVDAAAQKIIGDFFARLEQALQARQPQLPLLPAPAAPPAGLLARLWAWLRVRVGLGALPSSLDQA
- a CDS encoding LysR family transcriptional regulator encodes the protein MTKKPSDPQDELLMKLPRRSARPVNVSLKQLRGFDAVAREGSFTRAAQQLFLSQSALSALIRALESELGLRLLDRTTRRSELTEAGRELMPAVQRLLADLDRVAGDLRDVAERRRGRVRLGTTPLLAASLMPGLLRSFSERYPEIELSLLDASADQLLTQLRLGELDLALATFDAAEPDITAEPLLRDAMVAICNREHPLAAAKALRWKDLLDQPLLLLREGSGLRALVDRHFAPLGGCPKPAQEVTHIATAMAMAAAGLGVAILPAYALKVSALAELVGVPLKEPAVAREVSLAQLQQRSLSPAARAMAEHLREHLSVAEAAHGKRPKRSARRAAP
- a CDS encoding 3-hydroxyanthranilate 3,4-dioxygenase translates to MLSYGRPLNFAQWIADHAADLKPPVGNQQIWQNADFICTVVGGPNHRSDFHDDPHEEFFHQLKGNAHLILWDRGQFERVDLREGDIFLLPAHVQHSPQRPEPGSLCTVIERQRAAGVTDAFQWYCAHCGTLIQRHEVQLQSIVGDLPPLYQRFYASSEAERRCTNCGEVHPGRAWRDWHAVLAAKHGHAAVPVAAREA
- a CDS encoding xanthine dehydrogenase family protein molybdopterin-binding subunit → MASTEIHADPHTEPQPDLLRREDARLLRGQGGFVANQPTAQMAGLAHAVFLRSPHAHARILGMELDAARAEPGVLAVLGPADFAGLQQPRVNGLLPGMKLPQAALMPADRVLAVGAPVALVLAETRQQAQAAAELIWVDYQDLPSVADFDRSGADLYAEVPGNLALRSETRVGSLPAGEASASAQIELPRVAAAPLEPRAALMRWDASTQTLQAWLSTQTPSRAREDLAHALGIAPEQVQVVATDVGGAFGGKASVFAEDLLLAVAARRLQRPLRWLATRGEDLLAGTHGRASRLLGRLWLDDAGRMQALDAQLEFALGHWLPFSAAAPLRNACRILPGPYRLPNWQVQGEGRLSHAAAVGIYRGAGRPEACILMERLVDEAARQQGIDPLALRLANVWPADALPRRLASEVWLDRCDLPALLKRAATLFDYTQRRARQRQTPDGDFLTGIGMALYVEPCGQGGESARLTALADGRYQLATGATAQGQGRETSYAKLLAGALGCAPAQIEVLHGDTARCPAGIGALASRSTAIGGSAVLKAAEQLQQRLAEGAALPCTVELFHHTAEEAWASGCVMLELQIARATGQPRITELVWVDDAGVLVSPELVHGQLVGGLAQGLGQALMERIVYDANGQLLTGSLMDYALPRAEDMPPRITLESLPTRSAANELGAKGVGEAGCIGLPAALLNAAHDALAPLGVSQLDFPLSAAALWRAMNSSSSSYSS
- a CDS encoding (2Fe-2S)-binding protein, which translates into the protein MLEFRVNGRPCRLELGNASLLVDALREPLGLTGTHQGCDTAQCGACTVLLNGRAVKSCNVLARQAEGADVGTIEGLAAPGEWHALQLAFSRHHALQCGFCTPGMLMRALAMKAEGVPPEPAAVRQALAGNLCRCTGYEGIVAAICEWLGAEHA
- a CDS encoding porin, producing MRRSVFSGLALAAALLAINAAHAQAPAPGASVSLYGFLKADVEQVSASGLHGPLRRLSNNLSVLGFRASEDLGAGWSAWAQIETNVKVDTGDGPWGGRNTGVGLRGPWGELLLGQWETPLRFVSVYAIDPFTAGIFASNSILGNGFATAANGLAPASFDRRQPNLVQYSSPTLQGFSARLAYAMPEEKTATVAPDLISTLVSYNEGPLYLAWGHERHRDYLAAGSLDNAHRLGAALTLGNTRLRATWERLHYEPAPGRVLNRQAWQLALTHEMGAGQWRASLVRGQAASGNASQGVGGIGAPGTDSGARQLSLGYGHSLSKRSELWAAWTSLHNGATAAYKLSANPINGLKPGSSQRGLGLGITHKF
- a CDS encoding AraC family transcriptional regulator, with translation MNEAIDRLSALLERFRVRAHLFHNGPLCGVTHFAAEPGRGFLHVMRRGEMVVTHRRGSGAPARLRLREPSLLFYPRPLAHDFHNAPMEGADFVCATLDFEGGESHPLVRALPACIALPLAGVDGLEHTLALLFAETERLRCGQRLLADRLFEVLLLQLLRWLLDHPEQGGISLGLLSGLAEPRLARALTALHEAPGQAWSLERMAQQAGMSRSAFALRFKAVVGEAPAEYLAHWRLGIAQAQLRQGRSIKAIAAELGYANASALSRLFAQKTGQAPRAWLQAQA